In the Agrococcus beijingensis genome, GCCGTGCGGATCCGGTAGGTGCCGCCCTCCTGCGCGTCGATCTCGTAGCGGGTGTCGTCGAACATCGGCCACCACCACTGCTCCAGACCGGCACCCGTCGTCAGGAGCGGCCACAGCGCATCCGTCGTCGTCGTGACGAACGCGACCACCTCGGCGTGCTCGGCATCGTCCGGGATCTCGAAGGCGTCGCTCATGCGGCCACGCTATCGCCGCATGGGGCCCGCACTACAGTGGTGCCGTCCGGCGATGCGCGCCTCGAGGCGCGCCCTGACGAGAGGCACCCGCATGACCGCCCTTGCCCCGCCCGACGGCCTGACCCGCTCCGAGCGCCTCGACCGACTGCCGTTCACGCGCAGGCACGGCCGCCTGCTCGGCACCTCCGGCATCGGCTGGGCGCTCGACGCGATGGACGTCGGCCTCATCTCGTTCGTGATCGCCGCGCTCGCCGAGCAGTGGAGCCTCGGCCGCACCGAGACCAGCTGGATCGCCTCGATCGGCTTCGTCGGCATGGCGATCGGCGCGACCGTGGGCGGGCTGCTCGCCGACCGCATCGGCCGTCGCAGCATCTTCGCGATCACGCTGATCGTCTACGGGCTCGCCACCGGCGCCTCGGCGCTCGTCGGCTCGCTCGCGGCGCTGCTGGTGCTGCGCTTCATCGTCGGCCTGGGCCTCGGCGCCGAGCTGCCGGTCGCCTCGACGCTCGTCAGCGAGTTCGCGCCCAAGCGCATCCGCGGCCGCGTCGTGGTGTGGCTCGAGGCGTTCTGGGCGGTGGGCTGGATCGCCGCCGCGATCATCGGCACCTTCGTGATCGGCGCGAGCGACGACGGCTGGCGGTGGGGCCTCGCGATCGGCATGGCGCCGGCAATCTTCTCGATCGTGGTGCGCTGGGGCATGCCCGAGTCGGTGCGCTTCCTCGAGTCGAAGGGCCGCTTCTCGGAGGCCGAGCGCACCGTGCGGCGCTTCGAGGAGGCCGCCGACGTGCCCTCACCGGGGCACCTGCCCGACCTCCCAGCCGCCGACGACGCGGCGTCGGCCGAGACCACGACGCCTGCCGAGACCACGACGGCGGATGCGTCGGCTCGGCCCGAGACCGCCCCTGCGGTCTCGATCTGGTCGCCCGCGCTCCGCCGGCGCACCCTCGCGCTCTGGACCGTCTGGTTCTGCATCAACTTCTCGTACTACGGCGCGTTCATCTGGATCCCGTCGCTGCTCGTCGAGCAGGGCTTCTCGCTGGTGCGCTCGTTCGAGTTCACGCTCATCATCACGCTGGCGCAGCTGCCCGGCTACGCGCTCGCCGCGTTCCTCATCGAGAAGTGGGGCCGTCGCCCCACGCTGACCGTGTTCCTGATCGGCTCGGCGCTCGCCGCCGCCTGGTACGGCACCGCGTCGACCGAGGCGATGATCATCGCCGCCGGCTGCGCGCTGTCGTTCTGCAACCTCGGCGCGTGGGGCGCGCTCTACGCCATCGGGCCGGAGCTCTACCCGACGACCGTGCGCGGCACCGGCACCGGCGCGGCGGCGGGCTTCGGCCGCATCGCGTCGATCCTGGCGCCGCTCGCGGTGCCGCCGCTGCTGGCGCTCGGCGGACCGCTGGTGCTGTTCGGCACGTTCGCGCTGGCCTTCGCGATCGCCGCGATCGCCGCCTGGACGATCCCCGAGCGGCGAGGCCAGGCGCTCGACTGACCCGCTAGATCGCCGCGAACGCCTGCTGCAGGTCGGCGACCAGGTCGCCGGCGTCCTCGAGCCCGACCGACAGCCGCAGCAGGTCGTCGGGCACCTCGAGCTCGGTGCCGCGCACCGACGCGTGCGTCATCTCGAACGGGTAGCAGACGAGGCTCTCGACGCCGCCGAGCGACTCCGCCAGCTGGAACACGCGCGTCTGCTTCACCAGCCTGAGCGCCGCTGCCCTCCCGCCCGTGAGCTGGATCGACACCATGCCGCCGAAGCCACGCATCTGCCGCGACGCCAGCTCGTGCTGCGGGTGGTCGGGCAGCCCCGGGTAATGCACGGCGGCGATCGCCGGGTGGCCGACGAGCGACTCGGCGACCGCCTGCGCGTTCGCGCAGTGCCGCTCGACGCGCACGCTCAGCGTCTTCAGCGACCGGGTCGTCAGCCAGGCGTCGAACGGGCTGTTCACGGCACCGACCGCGAACTGGTGGAATCCGATGCCCTCGGCGAGCGACGCATCCGCCGTCACCACCGCACCGCCGACGAGGTCGGAGTGCCCGCCGATGTACTTCGTCGTCGAGTGCACGACCACGTCGGCGCCGAGCGCGAGCGGCTGCTGCAGGTACGGGGTCGCGAACGTGTTGTCGGCGACGACGATCGCGCCGGCCGCATGGCCGATCTCGGCGAGGCCCGCGATGTCGGCCACCTTCATGAGCGGGTTCGAGGGCGTCTCGACCCACAGGATGCGGGTGTTGGGGCGCACGGATGCCTTGACGGCGTCGAGGTCGGATGCGTCGGCGGTCGTGATCTCGACCCCCCACTTCTCCCAGACCTTCTTCACCAGGCGGTGCGTGCCGCCGTAGACGTCGTTGCCCATCAGCACGTGCGCGCCGGGCTCGAGCACCGAGCGCAGCACCGCGTCCTCGGCGGCGAGGCCGGAGCCGAAGGCGAACGCGTGCGTGCCGCCCTCGAGGCTCGCGAGCTGCAGCTGCAGCGCGTCCCGGCTGGGGTTGCCGCCGCGCGAGTACTCGTAGCCGTCGCGGAAGCCGCCCACGCCGTCCTGCACGAACGTCGAGGTCATGAAGATCGGCGGGATGACGGCGCCGGTGCGCGGGTCGAACGGCTGCCCGTCGTGGATCGCGCGGGTCGAGAAGCCGCGGGGCTCTGCCGGATGGGTCTCGGTCACGGTCATGCCTCCTTCGAGAGGTGGGTGAGCAGGTCGGTGCGGGTGACGACGCCCACGGGCTTCGCCTCCTCGAGCACGAGGAGGGCGTCACTGGTCTTCAGGGCCGCCAGGAGCGCATCCACCGACTCGGTGATGCCGATCTGCGGCAGCCTGGCGCCCAGGTGCTTCGACACCGGGTCGGCGAGCTGCGCGTGCTCGGCGAAGACGGCGTCGAGCAGGGTGCGCTCGTCGACGGCCCCGGCGACCTCGCCGATCACCACGGGCGGCTCGGCGGTGAGC is a window encoding:
- a CDS encoding MFS transporter, whose amino-acid sequence is MTALAPPDGLTRSERLDRLPFTRRHGRLLGTSGIGWALDAMDVGLISFVIAALAEQWSLGRTETSWIASIGFVGMAIGATVGGLLADRIGRRSIFAITLIVYGLATGASALVGSLAALLVLRFIVGLGLGAELPVASTLVSEFAPKRIRGRVVVWLEAFWAVGWIAAAIIGTFVIGASDDGWRWGLAIGMAPAIFSIVVRWGMPESVRFLESKGRFSEAERTVRRFEEAADVPSPGHLPDLPAADDAASAETTTPAETTTADASARPETAPAVSIWSPALRRRTLALWTVWFCINFSYYGAFIWIPSLLVEQGFSLVRSFEFTLIITLAQLPGYALAAFLIEKWGRRPTLTVFLIGSALAAAWYGTASTEAMIIAAGCALSFCNLGAWGALYAIGPELYPTTVRGTGTGAAAGFGRIASILAPLAVPPLLALGGPLVLFGTFALAFAIAAIAAWTIPERRGQALD
- a CDS encoding cystathionine gamma-synthase; the encoded protein is MTETHPAEPRGFSTRAIHDGQPFDPRTGAVIPPIFMTSTFVQDGVGGFRDGYEYSRGGNPSRDALQLQLASLEGGTHAFAFGSGLAAEDAVLRSVLEPGAHVLMGNDVYGGTHRLVKKVWEKWGVEITTADASDLDAVKASVRPNTRILWVETPSNPLMKVADIAGLAEIGHAAGAIVVADNTFATPYLQQPLALGADVVVHSTTKYIGGHSDLVGGAVVTADASLAEGIGFHQFAVGAVNSPFDAWLTTRSLKTLSVRVERHCANAQAVAESLVGHPAIAAVHYPGLPDHPQHELASRQMRGFGGMVSIQLTGGRAAALRLVKQTRVFQLAESLGGVESLVCYPFEMTHASVRGTELEVPDDLLRLSVGLEDAGDLVADLQQAFAAI